GGCGACTATCGATCTACCGATCTGGAACCTCACGGGCTCTCATCAGAAAAAGGCTCATCCCGCATTCGGCGCCCGCAGGTCCGTCTAGCGATCAGCGGAGTAGACGGCTCCGGGAAGTCGACGCTCACGACTGGTTTGGCTCAAGCCCTTGATCGGTGCGGAATCCCTACAACGACGATCTGGACCCGTCCCGGGATGGGATTGGAGCGCCTGGATCGGCTGGCTCGCAAGGTCCGGAAACTCCGAAAAGACGACGTGACCGGTATCCGACGGCTTGCCGAGGGTCAGGCAACCGAGACCATCTCTTCTCGGAAGGGGATCACCGGCTGGGTGTGGTTGTGTTTGATAACTTTCGCCTACCTGGCGGGCATCCGCGGCCAAACTCGCCGGGCGAGCGGGGTGGTCATCTATGACCGTCACCTTCTTGATGCTCTCGCAACCGTGGATGCCATCTACGAGGGCGTTCCATCCGATCTACAGCGTCGCCTGATCCGTTGGATGATCCCCAAAGCAGATCTTTCGGTTTGGCTCGACCTCGATCCCGAGCTCGCATCGGCTCGCAAACCCGATGATCTCATCGGAGCGGACTTGGTCGCCAAACAAGCGGTTGCGTATCGCCGATACGCCAGCCTTGTGTCGGGGCTCCGACGACACGACGGGAGCGCCGATTCCTATCTCTCGTCGTCGGAGGTTATCGGCGAACTCAACGCAGCCCTGTCCGGTCGACGGAGGGGCCTTAGGACGTTCGCCTTCACGGCCCTTCGACGCCGTTGATGAGGTCGTCGTACATCTTCGAGAACCGCAAAGCTACCGACGACCAGGAGTGGTGATCTTCGACATAGCGCCTTCCCGCCTCACTGAGGCTGGCCCGGAGTGTTTCATTGCCCAATAGCTCCAGGGTGCGTTCGGCCACCTCATCGGCTGCATTGGCCACCAGGACCTCAACCTGGTCGGTTAAGCTGGTTCCCCGAATGGCCAGGCTGCTGGCCACGCACGGAAGTCCATTCGCAAGAGCCTCGAGCAACTTGTTTTTGATGCCGGTGCCGCTCACCATCGGACAAACGTAGACGCTCCCCACCGCCAGGGCGTCGCCCATGTCGTCAACCGGACCCACCACGTCAACCCCATCGAGGTCACCCAAACGCAGCACTCGCTCACCAGGATCCCGACCAACCAGGGAAAGTCGGGCATCGGGGCGGATGCGGCGAACTTCCGGCATGACGTGTTCGGCCAGGAAAACTGCCGTTGCAACGTTTGGCGGGTAGTTGAGGGCTCCGGTGAAAAGCAGCCGACCCGGCTCGCGAAGTATGTGGTCACGGGGAGCAAACCCGTCCAGATCGACGCCGTTCGGTATCACCGAAACATTCAAACGGGCATTAACGTCCCGAAGCGCGGTCCGATCCTCGTCGCTGACCACCACCACCCGGTCCGCCAGACCGTACTGTCTCCGGATGACCCACAATGATCGGGCCCAACGCGCCCTCTTCCGCATCGCTTCAACCAGGCTCCGGGTTTCGACGGCGTCGACATTAAGATGCGGCGCATCGAGAGCTCCGAGGACACTCGGTACTGAACCGCCGACCGACCGAACGAACTTCGCCAGTGGAGCACCAACGGCGTGGACGACGTCGGGCCTGAAGGCCAGACTCTCGGCGACGATCGCTGCATCCAGGGCAGAAGCCGCGGACCGGACGACGCGCAAACCGGGAATGTCCTCAAATGCCCCGCCCTGGTCGTCAATTGTCAAGAAAGAGACCTCGTGGCGGACGTGAAGCTGGGCCAGAAGGTGATAGAGGTGCAGCACATAGCCATCACGCAGCGGCAGCCGGGGGGGACGCATGCCGACCACAAGGATGCGGAGGCGTTCTTGTGTAGTCTCTGACATCGACGCTTTCAGACCTTCTCGGTGGCTAGCTTCACTCAACACACACCAGCTCAAGGGACACGACCGTGGGGGATATCGAGCAAGGACAGACTA
The sequence above is a segment of the Acidimicrobiia bacterium genome. Coding sequences within it:
- a CDS encoding glycosyltransferase — translated: MSETTQERLRILVVGMRPPRLPLRDGYVLHLYHLLAQLHVRHEVSFLTIDDQGGAFEDIPGLRVVRSAASALDAAIVAESLAFRPDVVHAVGAPLAKFVRSVGGSVPSVLGALDAPHLNVDAVETRSLVEAMRKRARWARSLWVIRRQYGLADRVVVVSDEDRTALRDVNARLNVSVIPNGVDLDGFAPRDHILREPGRLLFTGALNYPPNVATAVFLAEHVMPEVRRIRPDARLSLVGRDPGERVLRLGDLDGVDVVGPVDDMGDALAVGSVYVCPMVSGTGIKNKLLEALANGLPCVASSLAIRGTSLTDQVEVLVANAADEVAERTLELLGNETLRASLSEAGRRYVEDHHSWSSVALRFSKMYDDLINGVEGP